The Streptomyces seoulensis genome contains a region encoding:
- a CDS encoding SseB family protein yields the protein MANKNIPDSGFSDDDGSADPRLSAALAAWAEDRSALGPVLEALKGARLLVPVVAVLGEVEVDEAGLRREKTSDMAVPTLKAAGRTALPAFTSTASLARWDPAARPVAVPLHQALQAAAHEKADTVVLDLAGPVPFELTGPTLLALAEGRTSVDPLTDPAVVAAVRAAVAAEPAVCSAHLGPGEADGTLALVLDPAVAPAQAARAVAERLAADETLRARLVRGLDLALLPAGTTPPGEPLYVRD from the coding sequence GTGGCGAACAAGAACATTCCCGACTCCGGCTTCTCCGACGACGACGGCTCCGCCGACCCCCGGCTGAGCGCCGCGCTCGCGGCCTGGGCCGAGGACCGGAGCGCCCTCGGGCCCGTGCTGGAGGCACTCAAGGGCGCGCGGCTGCTCGTCCCCGTCGTCGCCGTCCTCGGGGAGGTCGAGGTGGACGAGGCCGGGCTGCGCCGGGAGAAGACCAGCGACATGGCCGTTCCCACGCTCAAGGCGGCCGGGCGCACCGCGCTGCCCGCCTTCACCTCCACCGCGTCGCTGGCCCGCTGGGACCCCGCCGCCCGGCCGGTCGCCGTACCGCTGCACCAGGCCCTCCAGGCCGCCGCGCACGAGAAGGCCGACACGGTCGTGCTGGACCTCGCCGGGCCCGTGCCGTTCGAGCTGACCGGTCCGACGCTGCTCGCGCTGGCCGAGGGCCGTACCAGCGTCGACCCGCTCACCGACCCGGCCGTGGTGGCCGCCGTGCGCGCGGCCGTCGCCGCCGAGCCCGCCGTGTGCTCCGCCCACCTGGGCCCCGGCGAGGCCGACGGGACCCTCGCCCTCGTCCTCGACCCGGCCGTGGCCCCCGCGCAAGCCGCCCGCGCCGTGGCCGAGCGGCTGGCCGCCGACGAGACGCTGAGGGCCCGCCTGGTGCGCGGCCTCGACCTGGCACTCCTGCCGGCCGGGACCACCCCTCCGGGCGAGCCCTTGTACGTACGCGACTGA
- a CDS encoding DUF1844 domain-containing protein, with product MSETSPETPDFDAMTRDIAEVPAVEVIVTVAVNLMSAAAVKLGLSEEGEKYKDLDEARKLISALAGLLDASTTEISSFHAAPLRDGLKSLQLAFREASLVPDEPGQGPGEKYTGPVYG from the coding sequence ATGAGTGAGACCTCCCCTGAGACCCCCGACTTCGACGCCATGACCCGCGACATCGCCGAGGTCCCCGCCGTCGAGGTGATCGTGACGGTCGCCGTCAACCTGATGAGCGCCGCCGCCGTGAAGCTCGGGCTGAGCGAGGAGGGCGAGAAGTACAAGGACCTGGACGAGGCCCGCAAGCTGATCAGCGCCCTCGCCGGCCTGCTGGACGCCAGCACGACCGAGATCAGCTCCTTCCACGCGGCCCCGCTGCGCGACGGCCTGAAGTCGCTCCAGCTCGCCTTCCGCGAGGCGTCCCTCGTCCCGGACGAGCCGGGCCAGGGCCCCGGTGAGAAGTACACGGGGCCGGTCTACGGCTAG
- the infC gene encoding translation initiation factor IF-3, which yields MSAEPRINDRIRVPEVRLVGPSGEQVGIVPLAKALELAQEYDLDLVEVAANARPPVCKLMDYGKFKYESAMKAREARKNQAHTVIKEMKLRPKIDPHDYDTKKGHVVRFLKQGDKVKITIMFRGREQSRPELGYRLLQRLAEDVQDLGFVESNPKQDGRNMIMVLGPHKKKTEAMAEARQAQEARKADAKANPGRSQNAAENDDVVEDTIVEDTEAPAEAPAEA from the coding sequence ATCAGCGCCGAGCCCCGCATCAACGACCGGATTCGCGTTCCCGAGGTGCGACTTGTCGGTCCCAGTGGCGAGCAGGTGGGCATCGTCCCCCTGGCCAAGGCACTGGAGCTTGCGCAGGAGTACGACCTGGACCTGGTCGAGGTCGCGGCGAACGCCCGTCCGCCCGTGTGCAAGCTCATGGACTACGGGAAGTTCAAGTACGAGTCGGCCATGAAGGCCCGTGAGGCGCGCAAGAACCAGGCGCACACGGTCATCAAGGAGATGAAGCTCCGGCCGAAGATCGACCCGCACGACTACGACACCAAGAAGGGTCACGTCGTCCGGTTCCTCAAGCAGGGCGACAAGGTCAAGATCACGATCATGTTCCGTGGCCGTGAGCAGTCCCGCCCCGAGCTGGGCTACCGACTGCTGCAGCGCCTCGCCGAGGACGTCCAGGACCTCGGGTTCGTCGAGTCGAACCCGAAGCAGGACGGCCGAAACATGATCATGGTTCTCGGTCCGCACAAGAAGAAGACCGAGGCGATGGCCGAGGCCCGCCAGGCGCAGGAGGCCCGCAAGGCCGACGCGAAGGCCAACCCCGGCCGCTCGCAGAACGCCGCGGAGAACGACGACGTCGTGGAAGACACGATCGTCGAGGACACCGAGGCCCCTGCCGAGGCTCCCGCCGAGGCGTGA
- the rpmI gene encoding 50S ribosomal protein L35 gives MPKNKSHSGASKRFKVTGSGKVLRERAGKRHLLEHKSSRVTRRLTGTAEMAPGDAAKIKKLLGK, from the coding sequence ATGCCGAAGAACAAGTCGCACAGCGGTGCCAGCAAGCGCTTCAAGGTCACCGGCTCCGGCAAGGTGCTCCGCGAGCGCGCCGGCAAGCGCCACCTGCTCGAGCACAAGTCGTCCCGCGTGACGCGCCGCCTCACCGGCACCGCCGAGATGGCTCCGGGCGACGCCGCGAAGATCAAGAAGCTTCTCGGCAAGTGA
- the rplT gene encoding 50S ribosomal protein L20 has protein sequence MARVKRAVNAHKKRRAILEQASGYRGQRSRLYRKAKEQVTHSLVYNYNDRKKRKGDFRQLWIQRINAAARANGITYNRFIQGLKAANIEVDRKILAELAVNDGTAFAALVEVAQKALPADVNAPKAA, from the coding sequence GTGGCACGCGTCAAGCGGGCAGTCAACGCCCACAAGAAGCGCCGGGCGATCCTCGAGCAGGCATCCGGCTACCGTGGTCAGCGCTCGCGCCTGTACCGCAAGGCCAAGGAGCAGGTCACCCACTCCCTGGTCTACAACTACAACGACCGCAAGAAGCGCAAGGGCGACTTCCGTCAGCTCTGGATCCAGCGGATCAACGCCGCTGCCCGCGCCAACGGCATCACCTACAACCGCTTCATCCAGGGTCTGAAGGCCGCGAACATCGAGGTCGACCGCAAGATCCTGGCCGAGCTGGCCGTCAACGACGGCACCGCGTTCGCGGCGCTCGTCGAGGTCGCTCAGAAGGCGCTCCCGGCGGACGTGAACGCGCCGAAGGCCGCGTGA
- a CDS encoding TrmH family RNA methyltransferase, with translation MGSANPELISPRSARVSAARRLGRRNFRGKERLFLAEGPQAVREAAGHRVQGGSTLVELFATVEAAERYADIIGEARAAGARVHLADEEVIADISTTVTPQGVVGVCRFLDTPFEDILAARPKLVAVLAHVRDPGNAGTVLRCADAAGADAVILTDASVDLYNPKAVRASVGSLFHLPVAMGVPVEQAVQGLKDAGVRILAADGAGDRDLDEELDKGAMGDPTAWVFGNEAWGLPEETRALADAVVSVPIHGKAESLNLATAAAVCLYASARAQRAPGGCRSVPRN, from the coding sequence ATGGGCTCCGCCAACCCTGAGTTGATCTCTCCTCGTTCCGCGCGGGTGAGTGCCGCGCGGCGGTTGGGGAGGCGGAATTTCCGGGGGAAGGAGCGGCTGTTCCTCGCGGAGGGGCCGCAGGCCGTGCGGGAGGCCGCCGGGCACCGGGTCCAGGGCGGGTCCACGCTGGTGGAACTGTTCGCCACCGTGGAGGCCGCGGAACGGTACGCCGACATCATCGGTGAGGCGCGGGCCGCGGGCGCCCGGGTGCATCTCGCCGACGAGGAGGTCATCGCCGACATCTCCACCACCGTCACCCCGCAGGGTGTCGTCGGCGTCTGCCGGTTCCTCGACACCCCGTTCGAGGACATCCTCGCCGCCCGCCCCAAGCTCGTCGCCGTCCTCGCGCACGTGCGCGACCCCGGCAACGCGGGCACCGTACTGCGCTGCGCCGACGCCGCCGGTGCCGACGCGGTGATCCTCACCGACGCCTCCGTCGACCTGTACAACCCCAAGGCCGTACGCGCCTCCGTGGGCTCCCTGTTCCATCTGCCGGTCGCCATGGGCGTCCCCGTCGAGCAGGCCGTCCAGGGGCTGAAGGACGCCGGGGTGCGCATCCTGGCCGCCGACGGCGCCGGGGACCGGGACCTCGACGAGGAACTGGACAAGGGCGCCATGGGCGACCCCACCGCCTGGGTGTTCGGCAACGAGGCGTGGGGGCTGCCGGAGGAGACCCGCGCCCTGGCCGACGCCGTGGTCAGCGTCCCGATCCACGGCAAGGCCGAGAGCCTGAACCTCGCCACCGCCGCGGCCGTATGTCTGTACGCGTCGGCAAGGGCCCAGCGCGCACCCGGAGGCTGCCGTTCCGTCCCCCGGAACTAG
- a CDS encoding sensor histidine kinase, whose product MSVVGTSTAPDGQEVRAPVEQDPADAIDPDQLPDGLVVADEHGRVVRFNAAAARITAVSRADALGRPLEKALPLEDLEGRRWWQLTDPYGGLAIRVRQPERNLLLPGGREVLVAARYVRDEPLGPLHRLVVTLRDTEARRRTERSHAELIATVAHELRSPLTSVKGFTATLLAKWERFTDEQKRLMLETVDADADRVTRLIAELLDISRIDSGRLEVRRQPVDTAAAVGRHIQAHVASGQPADRFLLRVEHPLPALWADPDKVDQVLSNLLENAVRHGAGTVTIDVTPAPSPREGEETGTSVTVSDEGPGIPEESMNRVFTRFWRGSKRGGTGLGLYIVKGIVEAHGGTITVGRAPGGGAQFRFTLPVSAPAYLA is encoded by the coding sequence ATGAGTGTGGTCGGCACGAGCACGGCGCCGGACGGGCAGGAGGTCCGCGCGCCCGTGGAACAGGACCCCGCCGACGCGATCGACCCCGACCAGCTCCCTGACGGGCTCGTCGTCGCCGACGAGCACGGGCGGGTCGTGCGCTTCAACGCCGCCGCCGCCCGGATCACCGCCGTCAGCCGGGCCGACGCCCTCGGCCGGCCGCTGGAGAAGGCGCTGCCGCTGGAGGACCTGGAGGGGCGGCGGTGGTGGCAGTTGACCGACCCCTACGGCGGCCTCGCCATCCGGGTCCGGCAGCCCGAGCGGAACCTGCTGCTGCCCGGCGGCCGTGAGGTCCTGGTCGCCGCCCGCTACGTGCGCGACGAACCCCTCGGCCCCCTGCACCGCCTCGTCGTCACCCTCCGCGACACCGAGGCCCGGCGCCGCACCGAGCGCAGCCACGCCGAGCTGATCGCCACCGTCGCGCACGAGCTGCGCTCCCCGCTCACCTCCGTCAAGGGCTTCACCGCCACCCTGCTGGCCAAGTGGGAGCGGTTCACCGACGAGCAGAAGCGGCTGATGCTGGAGACCGTCGACGCCGACGCCGACCGGGTCACCCGGCTCATCGCCGAGCTCCTCGACATCTCCCGCATCGACAGCGGCCGCCTGGAGGTGCGCCGCCAGCCCGTCGACACCGCCGCCGCCGTCGGCCGCCACATCCAGGCCCATGTCGCCTCGGGCCAGCCCGCCGACCGCTTCCTGCTCCGCGTCGAGCACCCCCTGCCCGCCCTGTGGGCCGACCCCGACAAGGTCGACCAGGTGCTCAGCAACCTGCTGGAAAACGCGGTGCGCCACGGCGCCGGAACTGTCACGATCGACGTCACCCCCGCGCCGTCCCCGCGCGAGGGCGAGGAGACAGGCACGTCGGTCACCGTGAGCGACGAGGGGCCCGGCATCCCGGAGGAGTCCATGAACCGCGTCTTCACCCGCTTCTGGCGGGGCAGCAAGCGCGGCGGCACCGGCCTCGGGCTCTACATCGTCAAGGGCATCGTCGAGGCCCACGGCGGCACCATCACGGTCGGCCGCGCCCCCGGCGGCGGCGCGCAGTTCCGATTTACGTTGCCCGTGAGCGCCCCGGCCTACCTGGCCTGA
- the pheS gene encoding phenylalanine--tRNA ligase subunit alpha, producing MSAPNKSYDPVEVEALKPEEIERMRDEALAAFGAADSLDALHEAKVAHTGPASPLSLANREIGALPPHAKADAGKRVGMARGAVNKALAARQAELEVERDARVLVEEDVDVTLPYDRVPAGARHPLTTLSERIEDVFVAMGYEVAEGPEAEAEWFNFDALNIGPDHPARGEADTFFVRGEKGGTESGVVLRTHTSPVQIRSLLGRGAPVYVICPGRVYRTDELDATHTPVFHQVELLAVDEGLTMADLKGTLDHMVQSLFGPGMKTRLRPNFFPFTEPSAEMDMLCYVCKGESVGNPDRPCRTCSSEGWIELGGCGMVNPKVLTACGVDPEKYSGFAFGFGIERMLMFRHNVEDMRDMVEGDVRFTRPFGMEI from the coding sequence ATGTCGGCACCGAATAAGTCGTACGACCCTGTCGAGGTCGAGGCGTTGAAACCGGAAGAGATCGAGCGTATGCGGGACGAGGCGCTCGCCGCCTTCGGTGCCGCGGATTCCCTCGACGCGCTCCACGAGGCCAAGGTCGCCCACACCGGCCCGGCCTCCCCGCTGTCCCTCGCCAACCGCGAGATCGGCGCCCTGCCCCCGCACGCCAAGGCCGACGCCGGCAAGCGTGTCGGCATGGCGCGCGGCGCGGTCAACAAGGCGCTGGCCGCCCGCCAGGCCGAGCTGGAGGTGGAGCGCGACGCGCGCGTGCTGGTCGAGGAGGACGTCGACGTCACCCTGCCGTACGACCGCGTCCCCGCCGGTGCCCGCCACCCGCTGACCACGCTCTCCGAGCGCATCGAGGACGTCTTCGTCGCCATGGGCTACGAGGTCGCCGAGGGCCCCGAGGCCGAGGCCGAGTGGTTCAACTTCGACGCCCTCAACATCGGCCCCGACCACCCCGCGCGCGGCGAGGCCGACACCTTCTTCGTCCGCGGTGAGAAGGGCGGCACCGAGTCCGGTGTCGTGCTGCGCACCCACACCTCGCCCGTGCAGATCCGCTCCCTGCTGGGGCGCGGGGCGCCGGTCTACGTGATCTGCCCCGGCCGCGTGTACCGCACCGACGAGCTGGACGCCACGCACACCCCGGTCTTCCACCAGGTCGAGCTGCTCGCCGTGGACGAGGGCCTGACCATGGCCGACCTCAAGGGCACCCTGGACCACATGGTCCAGTCGCTGTTCGGTCCCGGCATGAAGACCCGGCTGCGGCCGAACTTCTTCCCGTTCACCGAGCCGTCCGCCGAGATGGACATGCTCTGCTACGTCTGCAAGGGCGAGTCCGTCGGCAACCCCGACCGCCCCTGCCGCACCTGCTCCAGCGAGGGCTGGATCGAGCTGGGCGGCTGCGGCATGGTCAACCCCAAGGTGCTGACCGCCTGCGGCGTCGACCCGGAGAAGTACAGCGGATTCGCCTTCGGGTTCGGCATCGAGCGGATGCTGATGTTCCGCCACAACGTCGAAGACATGCGAGACATGGTCGAGGGTGACGTCCGGTTCACCCGGCCGTTCGGGATGGAGATCTGA
- the pheT gene encoding phenylalanine--tRNA ligase subunit beta, translating into MRVPLSWLREYVDLPATETGRDVQAKLISAGLEVETVEQLGAGLKGPLVVGQVLTIEELEGFKKPIRFCTVDVGTANGTGEPQEIVCGARNFAVGDKVVVVLPGAVLPGDFAIAARKTYGKTSHGMICSGDELGMGDDGSHGIIVLPPETETGKDAIELLELVDEVLDIAVTANRGDCLSIRGVARETAIAYGLPLRDPALIDVPAPNAYGYPVKVSDPMGCDRFTARTITGLSPEARSPIWLRRRLQKVGMRPVSLAVDVTNYVMMELGQPLHAYDRGSVQGAIGVRRAEEGEKLRTLDGVERTLHAEDLVITDERGPIGLAGVMGGADTEIADHDDTERSTSEVVVEAAHFNAVSVARTARRHKLSSEASRRFERGVDPEAAAAAAQRTVDLLVLLAGGTAEAGVTEIIAPFAPRTITIPADHPDKVAGVTYGRETVVRRLQEIGCDVYGQDELIVTVPSWRPDLTDANDLAEEVIRLEGYENLPSTLPKPHAGRGLTHRQRLHRRIGRALAGSGYVEAPNYPFVAEQVFDQLGLDADDPARRVVKLANPLNDEEPALRTTLLPGLLGALRRNDGRGSHDLALFETGLVFHPREAGAVAGHLPVDRRPTDEEIARLDAVLPEQPRHVAVVLTGAREQAGWWGKGRPADWADAVEAARTVAHEAGAELIVRKAQYGPWHPGRCAELAVVTDGAERVVGHAGELHPRVLKALGLPERTCAMELDVDALERAGDDTPQAPGISAFPVATQDVALVVDKPVPAAEVEAALREGAGELLESIRLFDVYENPEQLGEGRKSLAYALRFRAGDRTLTVDEASAARDAAVALANERTGAELRG; encoded by the coding sequence ATGCGGGTCCCGCTTTCTTGGCTGCGGGAGTACGTCGACCTGCCGGCGACCGAAACCGGCCGTGACGTCCAGGCCAAGCTCATCTCGGCGGGCCTCGAGGTCGAGACCGTCGAGCAGCTCGGCGCCGGCCTCAAGGGTCCGCTGGTCGTCGGCCAGGTGCTGACCATCGAGGAGCTGGAGGGCTTCAAGAAGCCGATCCGCTTCTGCACGGTCGACGTCGGCACCGCCAACGGCACCGGCGAGCCGCAGGAGATCGTCTGCGGCGCCCGCAACTTCGCCGTCGGCGACAAGGTCGTCGTGGTCCTGCCCGGCGCGGTCCTGCCCGGCGACTTCGCGATCGCCGCGCGCAAGACGTACGGCAAGACGTCCCACGGCATGATCTGCTCCGGCGACGAGCTGGGCATGGGCGACGACGGCAGCCACGGCATCATCGTGCTGCCGCCGGAGACCGAGACCGGCAAGGACGCCATCGAGCTGCTGGAGCTGGTCGACGAGGTCCTGGACATCGCCGTCACCGCCAACCGCGGCGACTGCCTGTCCATCCGCGGCGTCGCCCGCGAGACCGCCATCGCCTACGGCCTGCCGCTGCGCGACCCGGCCCTCATCGACGTCCCCGCGCCGAACGCCTACGGCTACCCGGTCAAGGTCTCCGACCCGATGGGCTGCGACCGCTTCACCGCCCGCACCATCACCGGTCTGAGTCCCGAGGCGCGCTCCCCGATCTGGCTGCGCCGCCGGCTGCAGAAGGTCGGCATGCGCCCGGTCTCGCTGGCCGTCGACGTCACCAACTACGTGATGATGGAGCTGGGCCAGCCCCTGCACGCCTACGACCGCGGCTCGGTCCAGGGCGCCATCGGGGTCCGCCGCGCCGAGGAGGGCGAGAAGCTGCGCACCCTCGACGGGGTCGAGCGCACGCTGCACGCCGAGGACCTCGTCATCACCGACGAGCGCGGCCCCATCGGCCTGGCCGGTGTCATGGGCGGCGCCGACACGGAGATCGCCGACCACGACGACACCGAGCGCTCCACCTCCGAGGTCGTCGTCGAGGCCGCCCACTTCAACGCGGTCTCCGTCGCGCGTACGGCCCGCCGCCACAAGCTGTCCTCGGAGGCGTCCCGGCGCTTCGAGCGGGGCGTCGACCCCGAGGCCGCCGCCGCTGCCGCGCAGCGCACCGTGGACCTGCTGGTCCTGCTCGCGGGCGGCACCGCCGAGGCCGGCGTCACGGAGATCATCGCGCCGTTCGCGCCGCGCACGATCACCATCCCGGCCGACCACCCGGACAAGGTCGCGGGCGTCACCTACGGCCGCGAGACCGTCGTCCGCCGCCTCCAGGAGATCGGCTGCGACGTCTACGGGCAGGACGAGCTGATCGTCACCGTCCCGTCCTGGCGGCCCGACCTCACCGACGCCAACGACCTGGCCGAAGAGGTCATCCGGCTGGAGGGCTACGAGAACCTGCCCTCCACGCTGCCCAAGCCCCACGCCGGCCGCGGCCTGACCCACCGTCAGCGGCTGCACCGCCGGATCGGCCGCGCCCTGGCCGGCTCGGGCTACGTCGAGGCGCCGAACTACCCGTTCGTCGCCGAGCAGGTCTTCGACCAGCTCGGGCTGGACGCCGACGACCCGGCCCGCCGCGTCGTCAAGCTGGCCAACCCGCTGAACGACGAGGAGCCCGCGCTCCGCACCACGCTGCTGCCCGGCCTGCTGGGCGCCCTGCGCCGCAACGACGGCCGGGGCTCGCACGACCTGGCGCTGTTCGAGACCGGCCTGGTCTTCCACCCGCGTGAGGCCGGCGCCGTCGCCGGGCACCTGCCCGTCGACCGCCGTCCCACCGACGAGGAGATCGCCCGCCTGGACGCCGTGCTGCCCGAGCAGCCGCGCCATGTGGCCGTCGTCCTCACCGGTGCCCGCGAGCAGGCCGGCTGGTGGGGCAAGGGCCGCCCGGCCGACTGGGCCGACGCCGTCGAGGCCGCGCGGACCGTCGCCCACGAGGCGGGCGCCGAGCTGATCGTGCGCAAGGCCCAGTACGGCCCGTGGCACCCCGGCCGCTGCGCCGAGCTGGCGGTCGTCACGGACGGCGCCGAGCGCGTCGTCGGCCACGCGGGCGAACTGCACCCGCGCGTGCTCAAGGCCCTCGGCCTGCCCGAGCGCACCTGCGCGATGGAGCTGGACGTGGACGCCCTGGAGCGGGCCGGCGACGACACCCCGCAGGCGCCCGGCATCTCCGCCTTCCCGGTCGCCACCCAGGACGTCGCCCTGGTCGTCGACAAGCCGGTGCCCGCCGCCGAGGTCGAGGCGGCGCTGCGCGAGGGCGCGGGCGAACTGCTGGAGTCCATCCGGCTGTTCGATGTCTACGAGAACCCGGAGCAGCTCGGCGAGGGCCGCAAGTCCCTCGCGTACGCGCTGCGCTTCCGGGCCGGCGACCGCACGCTGACCGTGGACGAGGCGTCCGCCGCGCGCGACGCCGCGGTCGCCCTGGCGAACGAGCGCACGGGCGCGGAGCTGCGCGGCTGA
- a CDS encoding transcriptional regulator, whose translation MQPNTLLDAILDEAGISHAGLAAHVNQAGRRRGLALRYEHTAVARWLKGQRPRGQVPDLICEVLAGRLRRPVTLDDIGLGVPGEPATAHAGSLSGFVERATALWRSDEQQRPHVLGAPAVTGTPAVMPVWEWENPPEDVDVSRGGQQRVTEADIGTLRAARAHYEQMYRKAGGVATRTRIVGFLNAEAAPLLRGGYPDDTGRRLHRATGGLVAIAGICAYDSDAHGLAQRYFHQALRLAKASGDRGLGAYVIALLVNQSLFMREYRQAVAFAEAALRTAGRHITPALASDLYAMQAKAYAHLGDGGGALSCIRRAETAAGRIRPGSEPDETGYVQPGLVNVQVAEALLSLGELSAAREHAAAAVDNPAHDRGRVHRLAMLSTIELRQGNADKAVATAVQMAEQARGMESQRLRDRLRAVREYLVRCGSAGTADAAELIDGALRVPL comes from the coding sequence ATGCAGCCCAACACCCTGCTCGACGCGATCCTTGACGAGGCGGGCATCTCGCACGCCGGGCTCGCCGCGCATGTGAACCAGGCCGGCCGTCGCCGGGGTCTCGCACTCAGATACGAACACACCGCCGTGGCACGGTGGTTGAAGGGCCAGCGGCCGCGCGGCCAGGTGCCCGATCTGATCTGCGAGGTGCTCGCGGGCCGCTTACGGCGCCCGGTCACGCTGGACGACATCGGTCTCGGCGTACCGGGTGAACCGGCCACCGCGCACGCCGGCTCGCTCTCCGGGTTCGTGGAGCGGGCCACCGCGCTGTGGCGCTCCGACGAACAGCAGCGCCCGCACGTGCTGGGCGCCCCCGCGGTCACCGGAACGCCCGCGGTGATGCCGGTGTGGGAGTGGGAGAACCCGCCGGAGGACGTGGACGTCTCGCGCGGCGGGCAGCAACGGGTCACCGAGGCGGACATCGGCACGCTGCGGGCGGCCCGCGCGCACTACGAGCAGATGTACCGCAAGGCGGGCGGGGTGGCGACCCGCACCCGCATCGTCGGCTTCCTCAACGCCGAGGCCGCGCCCCTGCTGCGCGGCGGCTACCCCGACGACACCGGCCGCCGGCTGCACCGCGCCACGGGCGGGCTGGTGGCCATCGCGGGCATCTGCGCCTACGACTCCGACGCGCACGGGCTGGCCCAGCGCTACTTCCACCAGGCGCTGCGGCTGGCGAAGGCGAGCGGGGACCGGGGGCTGGGCGCGTACGTGATAGCGCTGCTGGTCAACCAGTCGCTGTTCATGCGGGAGTACCGGCAGGCGGTCGCCTTCGCGGAGGCGGCGCTGCGCACGGCCGGCCGCCACATCACCCCGGCGCTCGCCTCCGACCTGTACGCGATGCAGGCCAAGGCGTACGCCCACCTCGGCGACGGGGGCGGCGCGCTGTCCTGCATCCGGCGGGCGGAGACGGCGGCCGGGCGGATCCGGCCGGGGAGCGAACCCGACGAGACGGGATACGTGCAGCCCGGCCTGGTGAACGTGCAAGTGGCGGAGGCGCTGTTGAGCCTCGGGGAGCTGTCGGCCGCGCGGGAGCACGCGGCGGCCGCGGTGGACAACCCGGCGCACGACCGGGGCCGCGTGCACCGGCTGGCGATGCTCAGCACGATCGAGCTGCGGCAGGGCAACGCCGACAAGGCGGTGGCGACCGCCGTGCAGATGGCCGAGCAGGCACGCGGCATGGAGTCCCAGCGGCTGCGCGACCGGCTCCGGGCGGTGCGCGAGTACCTGGTGCGCTGCGGATCGGCCGGGACCGCGGACGCGGCGGAGCTGATCGACGGGGCGCTGCGCGTGCCGCTGTGA
- a CDS encoding NUDIX hydrolase, with product MQWTKQNEQTVYANRWFSVNLADVELPNGSHLDHFLIRLRPVAVATVVNEANEVLLLWRHRFITDSWGWELAAGVVEDGEDIMSAAARELEEETGWRPGPLHHLMSVEPSNGLTDARHHVYWSDQGEYTGHPVDDFESDRREWVPLKLVPDLIARGEVPAANMAAALLLLHHLRLADGQ from the coding sequence GTGCAGTGGACAAAACAAAACGAGCAAACTGTGTACGCGAACCGCTGGTTCAGCGTCAATCTGGCGGATGTCGAGCTGCCCAACGGCTCGCATCTCGACCACTTCCTGATCCGGCTGCGTCCGGTCGCCGTCGCCACGGTCGTCAACGAGGCCAACGAGGTCCTGCTGCTGTGGCGGCACCGCTTCATCACTGATAGCTGGGGCTGGGAGCTGGCCGCAGGAGTCGTGGAGGACGGCGAGGACATCATGAGCGCGGCCGCGAGGGAACTGGAGGAGGAGACCGGCTGGCGGCCGGGGCCTCTGCACCACCTGATGAGCGTGGAGCCGTCCAACGGCCTCACCGACGCCCGGCACCACGTGTACTGGTCCGACCAGGGTGAGTACACCGGTCATCCCGTGGACGACTTCGAGTCGGACCGCCGTGAGTGGGTCCCGCTCAAACTCGTCCCCGACCTGATCGCCCGTGGGGAGGTCCCGGCCGCCAACATGGCGGCCGCGTTACTCCTGCTGCACCATCTCCGGCTCGCGGACGGTCAGTGA